TGCCCTGGGGGTTGAACCAGACTGCGCGTAAGCCGGCGCGTTGGGCCCCGGCGATGTCGTCCCCCGGATGATCGCCGACATGCACTGCGGCACTGGCCTCCACTTCACCGCGCTTGAGGGCTTCGCGGAAGGGCGCAGGGTCGGGCTTGCCGATCCCCAGGTCCTCGGCGCACAGGGCGAAGCGGAAGTAGTCCGAAATCCCCAGCCGCCGCACATCGGCATTGCCGTTGGTCACGACGCCCAGCACATAGTGATGGCGCAGGATCTGCAGCACCGGCTGCACTTCGGGAAACACCTCGACCTGATGCCGGGCATGCAGGAACACCTCGAAGGCCTCATTGGCGAGCGACTGGGCTTGTTGCTCGCTGTAGCCGACCTCGGACAGTGCGTGGAACAGCACGCGCCGGCGCAGGGCGCTGATGCGGTGCTTGAGGCCCGGTTCGGCCTGCACCAGGCGTTCGCGGATGGCATACAGGTGCTCGACCGGCACACCGCCCAGGGTTGGGGCATTGGCGGCAAGCCAGTCGCGCAGGACGGTTTCGGCACTGGTGATCACCGGTGCGGTGTCCCACAGGGTGTCGTCCAGGTCGAAGGTGATCAGCTTGATACTCATGAGTCGCTGCCTTTGCTGCGTTTGGCTCGGGGATGGGCGCTGTCGTAGACGGCGGCCAGGTGCTGGAAGTCCAGGTGGGTGTAGATCTGCGTGGTGCTGATGTCGGCGTGACCGAGCATCTCCTGTACCGCGCGCAGGTCCTGGGACGATTCGAGCAGGTGGCTGGCGAAGGAGTGGCGGAGCATGTGGGGGTGCAGGTGCTGGCCCAGTTCGCGTTCTCCGGCGACCTTGACCCGCAACTGGATGGCCCGTGGTCCCAGGCGCTTGCCTTGGCGGGTGACGAACATCGCACCGTCGCGTGGCGCGCTGATCCCGCGCAGTTTCAGCCACGCCTGCAGCGCCTCGCGCGCCTTGCGCCCGACCGGCAGGACGCGGGCCTTGCCACCCTTGCCCTGCACCTGGACCAGGCCGCCGGCCAGGTCCAGTTGTTCGAGGTCGAGGTTGGTCAGTTCCGACAGGCGCAGGCCCGAGGAGTAGAACAGTTCGAGAATGGCCTGGTCGCGACGGGCGATGAAGTCGTCGTCGACGCCGCCGTCGAGCAGTTGCAGGGCGCGGTCGGTGTCGAGGGTCTTGGGCAGGCGACGCTCACCCTTGGGCGGGGTCAGGCCGTTGGCCGGATCGTGCTGGCACAGCCCCTCACGGTTGAGGTAGCGATACAGGCCGCGCACCGCCGAGAGCAGGCGCGCCAGGCTGCGCGATGACTGGCCGTGGTGGTGCAGGCGTGCGATCAACTGGCGCAGTTGCTGGATCTGCAGGGCCTGCCAGCTGGCGATGCCCTGGGTGTTGCAGAATTCGACCACTTTCTCCAGGTCGCGGCGGTAGGCCAGCTGGGTGTGCTCGGACACTTGGCGCTCGTTGCGCAGGTGCGCGCAATAAGCTTCCAGCTGGCGTTCCATCAGCGTACCGAGCGCAGCGTCTGGGTGAAGCGCGGAACCACGCGACCGAGGACTTCGGCGATGTAGGTGAGGAACAGGGTGCCGACGCTGCTCTTGTAGTGCTGCGGGTCGCGGCTGCCAATGGCCAGCACGCCGTGCAGGCCCTGATGCTCCAGCGAGGCGACGGCACTGGAGCCGACGTCCTTGCGCTGGTCTTCGCCGAACAGGAATGCCAGCTCATGCTCGCGCAGGTTGCCGCTGACCGTCTTGCCACTGCCCAGCAGGCCACCGATGGTTTGTTGCGCCTCGGCACCGCTGACCCAGCGGCCGACCGGCGCGGCGTTTTCACCGAACAGGATCAGGCTGACGAAGGGCACCTGGAACTCCTGGCGCAAGCTGTCTTCGACCGCCATCACCACTTCCTCCAGGCTGCTGGCGTCGAGCAGGTCGAGGATGAGGCGGCGGGTCTTGTCGAACAGTCGGTCGTTGTCGCGGGCCACATCCATCAATTGCGACAGGCGATGGCGCATTTCGATGTTGCGGTCACGCAGCAGCTTGAGCTGACGTTCCACCAGCGACACGCTGTCGCCGCGCTGGTGGGGGATGCGCTGCTCGATGAGCAGTTCGTCATGTTCGGAGAAGAAGGTTGGGTGGGCACGCAGGTAGGCGACCACCGCCTCGGCGTCGAGGTCGGCGGCTTGCTCGGGTACAACCTGTGGCTGATCGGTCATGGCGGATACTCGCTTAGAGACGAACCTGTCCTTCGTAGACGCGTACGGCTGGGCCGGTCATCAATACCGGTTTGCCGGGGCCAGCCCATTCGATGCTCAGGCGCCCGCCCGGCAGGTCGATGGACACGGGAGAGTCCATCCAGCCCTGGGCGATGGCTGCCACGGCGGCGGCGCAGGCGCCGGTACCGCAGGCCTGTGTTTCGCCGGCACCGCGCTCCCAGACCCGCAGGTTGGCACGGTGGCGGTCGACGACCTGGATGAAGCCGGCGTTGACCCGCTGCGGGAAGCGCGGGTGGTGCTCGATCTTAGGGCCCAGCTCATGCACGGGGGCACTGCGCACGTCATCGACGCGCAGCACCGAATGCGGGTTGCCCATGGACACGGCGGCGATCGAGTGAACCTGGCCATCGACTTCCAGTGGATAGCTCAGCGCCTGCTGGTCGGCAACGAAGGGGATATCGGCCGGGTTGAAGCGCGGCGGGCCCATGTCGACACAGACCTGGCCGTCGTTCTGCACATCAAGCTCGATGACACCGCCTTTGGTTTCGACGCGGATACGCTTCTTCGCGGTCAGGCGCTTGTCCAGCACGAAACGGGCAAAGCAGCGCGCGCCGTTGCCGCACTGTTCGACTTCGGAGCCATCGGCATTGAAGATCCGGTAGCGGAAATCCACTTCCGGATTGCTCGGTGCCTCGACGATCAGCAGCTGGTCGAAGCCGATGCCGGTGTGGCGATCACCCCACTGCTTGGCATGCTTGGGCTGGATGTGCGCGTGCTGGCTGACCAGGTCCAGGACCATGAAGTCGTTGCCCAGCCCGTGCATCTTGGTGAAACGCAGCAGCATGGGTTCACTCCGGCAGCAGGCTTTCGCCGGCGAACAGTTCGGCAATGGTCTCGCGGCGGCGGACTTCGAAGGCCTGGTCGCCATCGACCAGGATTTCGGCGCAACGGCCACGGGTGTTGTAGTTCGAGCTCATGACGAAACCATAGGCGCCCGCGGAGTGCACGGCCAGCAGATCGCCTTCGGCCAGGTTCAGCTGGCGATCCTTGGCGAGGAAGTCACCGGTTTCGCAGATCGGGCCGACCAGATCGTAGGCACGGCCTTCGCCTTCACGTGGCTTGACCGCGCTGACGCCCATCCAGGCCTGGTACAGCGCCGGACGGATCAGGTCGTTCATCGCCGCATCGATGATGGCGAAGTCCTTGTGCTCGGTGTGCTTGAGGTATTCGACGCGGGTCAGCAGTACGCCGCCGTTGGCGACGATGTAGCGGCCCGGCTCGAACACCAGGGCCAGGTCGCGTGCGCCGACGCGTTCACGGATGGCCTTGATGTAGTCGGCCACCAACGGTGGTTGTTCGTCGCGATAGCGCACGCCGACGCCACCGCCCAGGTCGAGGTGACGCAGATGAATACCGCAGTCGGCAAGGCGGTCGACCAGGTCGAGCAGGCGGTCGAGGGCGTCAAGGAACGGGTCGACGGTGGTCAGCTGCGAGCCGATGTGGCAGTCGACACCGACCACGTCCAGGTTGGGCAACTGTGCGGCGCGCACGTAGATGGCTTCGGCATCGGCGATGGCGACGCCGAACTTGTTCTCTTTGAGGCCGGTGGAGATGTACGGATGGGTGCCGGCATCGACGTCCGGATTGACCCGCAGCGAGACCGGGGCGACCTTGCCCATCTCGGCGGCTACCACTTGCAGGCGCTCGAGTTCGTCGGTGGATTCGACGTTGAAGCAGTGCACGCCGACTTCCAGCGCGCGGCGCATGTCTTCACGGGTCTTGCCGACGCCGGAGAACACCACGCGGTCGGCCCGGCCGCCGGCGGCCAGCACACGCTCCAGTTCGCCACCGGAAACGATGTCGAAGCCCGCGCCCAGCCGTGCAAGCAGGTTCAGCACACCGAGGTTGGAGTTGGCCTTGACCGCGAAGCACACCAGGTGCTCGACCCCTTGCAGGGCGTCGGTGTAGCTACGGTACTGGGCCTCGATGTGGGCGCGCGAGTAGACGTAGGTGGGGGTGCCGAAACGTTCGGCGATGGCCGACAGGGCCACGCCTTCCGCGAACAGTTCACCGTCGCGGTAGTTGAATGCGTCCATTGGATTTCCTTACTGCTCTGGCGACTGCTCGGGCAGCGATTCTTCGTCTTGCGGGGCGGCCTTGGCCGGCTGCGCGTGCTGGTGCGACGACTTGCGTGCGCTCTTGCCGTCCTTGCCGTCTTCAGGCAGGTACAGGGGGCCTTTCTGACCGCAGGCCGAAACGAGGCAGGCTACAGCGACCAGCGCCGCAATGGAGGAAATCAGGCGCTTCATGGGTGAAATCCTTTGAAATAAGCAGTATTGCGCCCGAGTATACCGAGCGACCGGCGGATTGCCTATGCAAGGGCCGGTCCGTCGGGCGGGCCAGGCTTGCTCGTTGTGAGGGTTGGGCTCGGTGCTGCCGGTCGCTAGTCTTTGCAATCAGCGCCCAGCGGTCGTATCGTGCCCGGCTTGCGTGTGTGCAGCCATTTTCGAGGTTCCTGCAATGAGTTTGAGCGAAGCGCGTTTCCACGACCTGGTCGACGCGACCCAACAGGCCCTGGAGGATCTGTTCGATGAGACCGACCTGGACCTGGACATGGAAAACTCCGCCGGTGTCCTGACGATCAAGTTCGACAACGGCAGCCAACTGATCTTCAGCCGCCAGGAGCCGCTGCGTCAGCTGTGGCTGGCCGACCGCTCGGGCGGTTTCCACTTCGACTATGACGAAGAGAGTGGCAAGTGGGTCTGCGAGAAGAGCGAAGAACTGCTCGGTGAGATGCTCGAGCGCATCGTCTGGGAGCGAGTCGGCGAGAAGCTGGACTTCGACGAGATCTGAGATGAGCGAGCAACCGCGGCCGCCCAAGCCGCTCTACAGCAACGTCAGCCCGGCCGTGCCTTCGCCGTGCATCAGCGTCTGCCGACTCGACGAGCGTCGGGTCTGCACCGGATGCATGCGGCATGTGGAGCATATCCGTGAATGGCGTTCGGCCGATGACGAACGGCGGCGGCAGATCTGCCGCGAGGCCGACGCGCTGAGGGCTTCGACGCCACAGGCTTGAGTATTTGCCCGGCTGTGGTAGTGTCAATCCGGTACTGGCCGCGCCAGAAGCATTCTCAAACCCCGCCCTTGGGCGGGGTTTTGCTTTATCTACAGCTTGAAATACTTCGTTGAAAGGAGTCTGACTGGACCATGAGCACCAAGCCTTCCCTCATCCTCACCCGACTGGACGTGCAGCGTCTTGAGCGTCTGCTCGACAGCCTCGACGAAAGCACGCCGGGTGTGCTCGCCCTGCAGGACGAGCTGGACCGCGCCGAACAGGTGGTCGGCCACGAGGAGGTCCCGGCGGGCGTGGTGACTATGAACTCGCGCGTGCACTGCCGCGAGGAAGCCACCGGCAAGGATTATCACCTGACCCTGGTCTACCCGAAGGACGCAGGCGTGGAAGGCAACGTCTCGATCCTGGCGCCGATCGGCTGTGCGCTGCTGGGGTTGTCGGTGGGCGACCAGATCGACTGGCCGGCGCCGGGTGGCAAGACGCTGAAGCTCAAGCTGCTCGAGGTGGAATACCAGCCTGAAGCGGCGGGTGATTTCGACCTCTGAACGGCATCACCTACAAACCAGCCTGTAGCTGCTCCAGCCCATCATTGAGCGACTGCTCCAGTTCGCGCTTGTAGCGCAGGAACAGCACCGTCGAGCCCTGTTCGTCCTCAAGCAGTTCGGACAGATCCAGGTCGGTGATGTAGCAGCGGTAGTTCCCGGCGCTGCGGCGCTGGCGGAGAATCTGCCGGGCGACCACGGCATACAGCTGGTCGCCGTGATCGAGCTGGGAAAACTCCTGCTGGTCGCAATACAGCGTGACATGCACGTCATCCCCCGCGCCTGCCTGGAGAATCGCCTGCACTTCGTAGTACGGCTGGCCGCCCGCGACCTGTGGCGCGGGCCGAGGCTCCAGGGCACGGCATTTGCCTGGGCCGTTGGGCAGTAGCTGGTAGTAGAGGATGTCCAGCGCGGCCTGTTGCAGGCTGTCGAGCGGCAGTTGGGCATCGCGGCGTACCACGACCGACTGCAGAAAGCGTTGCAGGGGCAGCAGCAGGTGGCTTTCGTCCTGCAGTGGCAGCCGCTGCTGCCAGAGTGCGTTGTACTCATCGAGTACGTAGAGTTCGGCCCAGCCTTCGTGCAGGCGATAGAACACCTGGATGCAACCCGGCTGGCCCTGCTCCAGCACCAGCGGCAGGTCGTGGTCCTGCAGGGCGTTGGCGTCGAGGTACAGCGGGCTGTACTGGCTGCGCTCCTCGCCGAGGTGGGCGAGCACGGCATCCTGGTCGTCCAGGGTGGTCAGGCTGACCTGGCCGGGCACCAGGTCCAGCACATGGGTGTGCTGCGCCACCTGCAGCAGGTAGCGGTGGTTCAGGCCCTGATCCAGCAGCGACTGCACGGTCTCGAAGATGTCCTCGACGCGCTGGGCGATCGCTTGCGCGCGGTTGTGGCAGAAACAGCGCACCCGTAACCGCGGACGCTGCGTGCGTGGGCCTTGGCTGTTGAGAAAATCACGCAGGCAGCGCATCAGCGCGTGCTCGCCGTCGTAGCGCTGCACCAGCACTTCGTTCCAGCTGTTCAGGGTGATCTGGTCGAAGGTCAGCACCAGGTTTTCGCGCACCCCGGCATAGCTCAGCGAGTCGGTGCGCTCGGTGGTCATCAGGATGTTCAGGTCGCGGTGATGACGCAGCGGGTCGATGCCAACGTTGACCAGCAGCAGGATTTCGTCGGCCACGCTTGGTTGCAGCAGGCGGATTTCGCTGACGGTTTCCAGCGGTAGCGCGATGGTCTGCTGCAGGCTGCCGAGCAGGTTGAACAGCTCGAATTCGCTCAGGTCGCTGACACCAGGGT
The Pseudomonas putida genome window above contains:
- a CDS encoding HAD family hydrolase, with protein sequence MSIKLITFDLDDTLWDTAPVITSAETVLRDWLAANAPTLGGVPVEHLYAIRERLVQAEPGLKHRISALRRRVLFHALSEVGYSEQQAQSLANEAFEVFLHARHQVEVFPEVQPVLQILRHHYVLGVVTNGNADVRRLGISDYFRFALCAEDLGIGKPDPAPFREALKRGEVEASAAVHVGDHPGDDIAGAQRAGLRAVWFNPQGKAWAGEQAPDAEIQRLSQLPEVLARWR
- the xerC gene encoding tyrosine recombinase XerC, which produces MERQLEAYCAHLRNERQVSEHTQLAYRRDLEKVVEFCNTQGIASWQALQIQQLRQLIARLHHHGQSSRSLARLLSAVRGLYRYLNREGLCQHDPANGLTPPKGERRLPKTLDTDRALQLLDGGVDDDFIARRDQAILELFYSSGLRLSELTNLDLEQLDLAGGLVQVQGKGGKARVLPVGRKAREALQAWLKLRGISAPRDGAMFVTRQGKRLGPRAIQLRVKVAGERELGQHLHPHMLRHSFASHLLESSQDLRAVQEMLGHADISTTQIYTHLDFQHLAAVYDSAHPRAKRSKGSDS
- a CDS encoding DUF484 family protein, yielding MTDQPQVVPEQAADLDAEAVVAYLRAHPTFFSEHDELLIEQRIPHQRGDSVSLVERQLKLLRDRNIEMRHRLSQLMDVARDNDRLFDKTRRLILDLLDASSLEEVVMAVEDSLRQEFQVPFVSLILFGENAAPVGRWVSGAEAQQTIGGLLGSGKTVSGNLREHELAFLFGEDQRKDVGSSAVASLEHQGLHGVLAIGSRDPQHYKSSVGTLFLTYIAEVLGRVVPRFTQTLRSVR
- the dapF gene encoding diaminopimelate epimerase, producing the protein MLLRFTKMHGLGNDFMVLDLVSQHAHIQPKHAKQWGDRHTGIGFDQLLIVEAPSNPEVDFRYRIFNADGSEVEQCGNGARCFARFVLDKRLTAKKRIRVETKGGVIELDVQNDGQVCVDMGPPRFNPADIPFVADQQALSYPLEVDGQVHSIAAVSMGNPHSVLRVDDVRSAPVHELGPKIEHHPRFPQRVNAGFIQVVDRHRANLRVWERGAGETQACGTGACAAAVAAIAQGWMDSPVSIDLPGGRLSIEWAGPGKPVLMTGPAVRVYEGQVRL
- the lysA gene encoding diaminopimelate decarboxylase, which encodes MDAFNYRDGELFAEGVALSAIAERFGTPTYVYSRAHIEAQYRSYTDALQGVEHLVCFAVKANSNLGVLNLLARLGAGFDIVSGGELERVLAAGGRADRVVFSGVGKTREDMRRALEVGVHCFNVESTDELERLQVVAAEMGKVAPVSLRVNPDVDAGTHPYISTGLKENKFGVAIADAEAIYVRAAQLPNLDVVGVDCHIGSQLTTVDPFLDALDRLLDLVDRLADCGIHLRHLDLGGGVGVRYRDEQPPLVADYIKAIRERVGARDLALVFEPGRYIVANGGVLLTRVEYLKHTEHKDFAIIDAAMNDLIRPALYQAWMGVSAVKPREGEGRAYDLVGPICETGDFLAKDRQLNLAEGDLLAVHSAGAYGFVMSSNYNTRGRCAEILVDGDQAFEVRRRETIAELFAGESLLPE
- the lptM gene encoding LPS translocon maturation chaperone LptM codes for the protein MKRLISSIAALVAVACLVSACGQKGPLYLPEDGKDGKSARKSSHQHAQPAKAAPQDEESLPEQSPEQ
- the cyaY gene encoding iron donor protein CyaY codes for the protein MSLSEARFHDLVDATQQALEDLFDETDLDLDMENSAGVLTIKFDNGSQLIFSRQEPLRQLWLADRSGGFHFDYDEESGKWVCEKSEELLGEMLERIVWERVGEKLDFDEI
- a CDS encoding DUF1289 domain-containing protein — its product is MSEQPRPPKPLYSNVSPAVPSPCISVCRLDERRVCTGCMRHVEHIREWRSADDERRRQICREADALRASTPQA
- the rnk gene encoding nucleoside diphosphate kinase regulator — protein: MSTKPSLILTRLDVQRLERLLDSLDESTPGVLALQDELDRAEQVVGHEEVPAGVVTMNSRVHCREEATGKDYHLTLVYPKDAGVEGNVSILAPIGCALLGLSVGDQIDWPAPGGKTLKLKLLEVEYQPEAAGDFDL